The following coding sequences lie in one Aricia agestis chromosome 18, ilAriAges1.1, whole genome shotgun sequence genomic window:
- the LOC121735940 gene encoding uncharacterized protein LOC121735940 isoform X1: MCAVWYLSVLVLAAEVNSAVLDINKNVELTRCYQCVSSNRTRCEGVGPSVLCPAGRVCATTAAPPGYESSLTCAAAAPSCWLSGLRLTCTCAGHLCNRPFAPHLTEELKNLPENTTLEAFFNSTLLANESTKLYDTITVQVSNFSMPRAEALKQVTLSPDDEDDGEGSGAFEDKVPSAPAAPSSFLPSEHNDATVLGLKSLLLLLHVALVLKYS, encoded by the exons ATGTGTGCGGTGTGGTACTTGAGCGTGCTAGTGCTGGCCGCGGAAGTCAACTCTGCAGTTTTGGatattaataaaa atgttgaa TTGACCCGCTGCTACCAGTGTGTGAGCAGCAACAGGACACGGTGCGAGGGCGTCGGTCCGTCAGTCCTGTGCCCCGCCGGCCGGGTCTGTGCGACCACAGCTGCGCCCCCGG GTTACGAGTCATCGCTCACGTGCGCGGCGGCCGCTCCATCCTGCTGGCTGTCGGGCCTGCGCCTGACGTGCACCTGCGCCGGTCACCTCTGCAACCGGCCCTTCGCCCCCCACCTCACCGAAGAATTGAAAAACCTCCCTGAAAACACCACTCTTGAAGCCTTCTTCAATTCAACCTTACTTGCGAATGAATCTACGAAATTGTACGATACAATAACGGTACAAGTTTCGAATTTCTCGATGCCCCGGGCAGAGGCTCTGAAGCAGGTGACTCTGTCGCCTGATGATGAGGACGATGGGGAGGGGAGCGGAGCGTTTGAGGACAAGGTCCCTTCGGCCCCCGCCGCACCGAGCTCGTTCCTGCCTTCGGAGCACAACGACGCTACCGTTTTAGGGTTAAAATCACTCTTGCTTTTACTACATGTCGCGCTCGTGCTAAAATACTCTTAA
- the LOC121735940 gene encoding uncharacterized protein LOC121735940 isoform X2: protein MCAVWYLSVLVLAAEVNSAVLDINKSTELTRCYQCVSSNRTRCEGVGPSVLCPAGRVCATTAAPPGYESSLTCAAAAPSCWLSGLRLTCTCAGHLCNRPFAPHLTEELKNLPENTTLEAFFNSTLLANESTKLYDTITVQVSNFSMPRAEALKQVTLSPDDEDDGEGSGAFEDKVPSAPAAPSSFLPSEHNDATVLGLKSLLLLLHVALVLKYS, encoded by the exons ATGTGTGCGGTGTGGTACTTGAGCGTGCTAGTGCTGGCCGCGGAAGTCAACTCTGCAGTTTTGGatattaataaaa GCACAGAGTTGACCCGCTGCTACCAGTGTGTGAGCAGCAACAGGACACGGTGCGAGGGCGTCGGTCCGTCAGTCCTGTGCCCCGCCGGCCGGGTCTGTGCGACCACAGCTGCGCCCCCGG GTTACGAGTCATCGCTCACGTGCGCGGCGGCCGCTCCATCCTGCTGGCTGTCGGGCCTGCGCCTGACGTGCACCTGCGCCGGTCACCTCTGCAACCGGCCCTTCGCCCCCCACCTCACCGAAGAATTGAAAAACCTCCCTGAAAACACCACTCTTGAAGCCTTCTTCAATTCAACCTTACTTGCGAATGAATCTACGAAATTGTACGATACAATAACGGTACAAGTTTCGAATTTCTCGATGCCCCGGGCAGAGGCTCTGAAGCAGGTGACTCTGTCGCCTGATGATGAGGACGATGGGGAGGGGAGCGGAGCGTTTGAGGACAAGGTCCCTTCGGCCCCCGCCGCACCGAGCTCGTTCCTGCCTTCGGAGCACAACGACGCTACCGTTTTAGGGTTAAAATCACTCTTGCTTTTACTACATGTCGCGCTCGTGCTAAAATACTCTTAA